From Bordetella flabilis, the proteins below share one genomic window:
- the zapE gene encoding cell division protein ZapE has product MNVREYYDHALSERGYRSDEAQERAVDRLQRYYDDWVGFKAMRSNALKKLLNRPDVPRGVYLWGGVGRGKSFLMDAFYATVPVRRKTRVHFHEFMRSVHREMQEVKGMQDPLDEVARRVAKRYRLICFDEFHVSDVADAMILHRLLLKLFEYGTSFVMTSNYEPSTLYPDALYRERILPAIELIQARMDVLNVDAGVDYRRRSLEQVQAYHCPLGQEAEAALEAAFDRLADRPRETPVLRIEHRELHAKALAGSVVWFDFATLCGGPRSQNDYLELASRFQAVILSEVPQMAPRNASEARRFTWLVDVFYDHRVKLIMSAQVPPEMLYTEGALANEFHRTVSRILEMQSKEYLESSRRDTVAL; this is encoded by the coding sequence ATGAATGTCCGCGAATATTACGACCATGCCCTGTCCGAGCGAGGCTATCGCTCGGATGAAGCGCAGGAGCGTGCGGTCGATCGCCTGCAACGCTATTACGACGACTGGGTCGGCTTCAAGGCCATGCGCTCCAATGCCTTGAAGAAGCTTTTGAACCGCCCGGACGTGCCGCGCGGCGTTTACCTGTGGGGTGGCGTGGGGCGGGGCAAGAGCTTCCTGATGGACGCCTTCTATGCGACGGTGCCGGTGCGGCGCAAGACGCGCGTGCATTTCCATGAGTTCATGCGCAGCGTGCACCGCGAGATGCAGGAAGTCAAAGGCATGCAGGATCCGCTGGATGAAGTCGCGCGGCGGGTAGCGAAGCGTTATCGCCTGATCTGCTTCGACGAGTTCCACGTATCCGACGTGGCCGATGCGATGATCCTGCACCGGCTGCTGCTCAAGCTGTTCGAATACGGCACCTCGTTCGTCATGACGTCCAATTACGAACCTTCCACGCTGTATCCGGACGCCTTGTACCGCGAGCGTATCCTGCCGGCCATCGAGCTGATCCAGGCGCGCATGGATGTCCTGAACGTGGATGCAGGCGTGGACTACCGGCGCCGCAGCCTGGAGCAGGTGCAGGCCTACCATTGCCCCTTGGGACAGGAGGCCGAAGCCGCGCTGGAGGCCGCTTTCGACCGCCTGGCAGACCGGCCCAGGGAAACCCCGGTGCTGCGCATCGAACACCGCGAACTGCACGCGAAGGCGCTGGCAGGCAGTGTGGTGTGGTTCGATTTCGCCACCTTGTGCGGCGGGCCGCGGTCGCAGAACGATTACCTGGAGCTGGCCAGCCGCTTCCAGGCGGTGATTCTCTCGGAGGTGCCGCAGATGGCGCCGCGCAACGCCTCCGAGGCCCGCCGCTTCACCTGGCTCGTGGATGTGTTCTACGACCATCGCGTCAAGTTGATCATGTCGGCCCAGGTCCCGCCTGAAATGCTGTACACCGAGGGCGCTCTGGCCAATGAATTCCACCGGACGGTGTCGCGTATCCTGGAGATGCAGTCCAAGGAATACCTGGAATCCTCGCGGCGCGATACGGTCGCCCTGTAA
- a CDS encoding tryptophan--tRNA ligase, translated as MNTRVLTGITTSGTPHLGNYAGAIRPAIQASAQPGVDAFFFLADYHALIKTDDSARVARSRLELAATWLAAGLDPERVTFYRQSDIPEIPELCWLLTCVTPKGLMNRAHAYKASVDQNTAKGVDPDDGISMGLFSYPVLMAADILLFNAHKVPVGRDQIQHLEMARDIAQRFNHLYGSDYFVLPEVVIAEEVATLPGLDGRKMSKSYNNTIPLFEGGAAALRTAVMRIVTDSRQPGEPKDAENAHLYMLYRAFASAKEAGDFRAALESGMGWGDAKQALCELLERDLAGMRARYMELMAKPERIEDILLAGAEKARKIAVPFIARLREAVGLRRLGTAKAAGASAKKTASRAARFVSFRDEAGSFRFRLLAADGEELLISVPYADPKEAGAVMRRLQSEPVSLRAQGMAYVALLDETPVAHGPDCGEAARQEAALARTRAALDTFAG; from the coding sequence ATGAACACCCGTGTCCTTACCGGCATCACGACCTCCGGCACGCCCCATCTGGGCAACTACGCCGGTGCCATCCGTCCCGCCATCCAGGCCAGCGCACAGCCGGGGGTGGACGCGTTCTTCTTCCTGGCGGACTACCATGCGCTGATCAAGACCGACGACTCGGCCCGGGTCGCCCGCTCCCGGCTGGAACTCGCCGCGACGTGGCTGGCGGCCGGACTGGATCCCGAGCGCGTGACGTTCTACCGCCAGTCCGATATCCCGGAGATTCCGGAGCTGTGCTGGCTGCTTACCTGCGTGACGCCCAAGGGACTGATGAACCGCGCGCACGCATACAAGGCGTCCGTGGACCAGAACACGGCCAAGGGTGTGGATCCGGATGACGGCATCAGCATGGGGCTGTTTTCCTACCCGGTGCTGATGGCCGCGGATATCCTGCTGTTCAACGCGCACAAGGTGCCCGTGGGACGCGACCAGATCCAGCACCTGGAGATGGCGCGGGACATCGCCCAGCGATTCAATCACCTGTACGGCAGCGACTACTTCGTATTGCCGGAGGTGGTGATCGCGGAAGAGGTCGCGACCTTGCCTGGCCTGGACGGGCGCAAGATGTCCAAGAGCTACAACAACACGATCCCGCTGTTCGAAGGTGGGGCGGCTGCCCTGCGGACGGCGGTCATGCGCATTGTCACGGATTCGCGGCAGCCCGGCGAACCGAAGGACGCCGAGAACGCCCATCTGTACATGCTTTACCGCGCGTTCGCCTCCGCGAAGGAAGCTGGCGATTTCCGTGCCGCACTGGAAAGCGGCATGGGATGGGGCGATGCCAAGCAGGCGCTGTGCGAGCTCCTGGAGCGGGACCTGGCCGGCATGCGTGCCCGGTATATGGAGTTGATGGCCAAGCCGGAGCGTATCGAGGATATCCTGCTGGCCGGCGCTGAAAAGGCGCGCAAGATCGCCGTGCCGTTCATCGCGCGGCTGCGCGAGGCCGTCGGGCTGCGCCGCCTGGGCACGGCAAAGGCCGCGGGGGCAAGCGCGAAAAAAACCGCGTCGCGGGCGGCGCGCTTCGTTAGTTTCCGCGACGAAGCGGGCAGCTTCCGCTTCCGGCTGCTGGCCGCTGACGGGGAAGAGCTGTTGATTTCCGTGCCGTATGCCGACCCGAAGGAGGCCGGCGCGGTGATGCGCCGCCTGCAGTCCGAGCCCGTGTCGCTGCGGGCCCAGGGCATGGCCTACGTCGCGCTGCTGGATGAAACGCCGGTTGCGCATGGACCGGATTGCGGCGAGGCGGCGCGGCAGGAAGCGGCGCTTGCCAGGACACGGGCCGCCCTGGACACGTTCGCCGGCTGA
- a CDS encoding xanthine dehydrogenase family protein molybdopterin-binding subunit yields MQRRDFLKAGGLVVAFTLPALSSVALGQAAQGVPGAAAPSAKDMRSDEVDAWLVVDARGRVTVYSGKVDLGTGTRTALAQLVAEELDVDFGAIDMVMGDTQLTLDQGQTAGSLTISNGGAKLRQAAACARQALLAAAARELSADPARLSVARGVVSAGPGGPTVTYAALVARQPLDLKLDPKVKLKDPRDYTLIGKSIARVDIPGKVTGQFTYMQDFTLPGMLHARVVRPPSIGATLQEVDETSVRGIDGFVSVVRKDNFVAVVGKTEWSAIKAARTLKTRWQERDQFPDQATLFQYWRGLPRGKDDPVVQAGDADGALAGAATRIQATYDFPVHTHGSIGPSCAVADFRDGHCTIWSPSQATHSLQSEIAGVLGVEKSVVRLIYLDGSGCYGRNGHEDCSADAALVSQLAKAPVRVQWMRADEHGWDPKSPPMTVDMQAGLDASGMPVAWKTEFFIAQTHGTLDEFPLLAAVLSGVKRTGYYTGNISKNSDVLYAFPNVKTEVRRMKDTAFRTSHLRTPGRMQNTFANESFFDEVAAAGRADPLQLRMKYLKDPRSLAVLEDVARLSEWQQRPSPAVQSGDVLRGRGVAFVRYDNDRTYVALVAQVEVDKRNGGIRVTDVWCSHDCGQVVNPDGARNQIEGGIVQTISRTLMEQVHFDRQKVTSLDWSSYPILRFTQVPRIVVNLIDRPEMPAWGAGEMAPTVVPAAISNAVFDAIGVRLRSVPFLPEKVLASIKGATSGAPARA; encoded by the coding sequence ATGCAGCGTCGTGATTTCCTGAAGGCCGGTGGCCTGGTGGTTGCCTTTACACTGCCCGCGCTGTCGTCCGTCGCGCTGGGGCAAGCGGCGCAAGGCGTGCCGGGCGCCGCCGCGCCATCCGCGAAGGACATGCGCAGCGACGAAGTCGACGCATGGCTGGTGGTGGACGCGCGCGGCCGCGTCACGGTCTACAGTGGCAAGGTCGACCTCGGCACGGGCACGCGTACCGCGCTGGCACAACTGGTCGCCGAGGAACTGGACGTCGACTTCGGCGCCATCGACATGGTCATGGGGGACACGCAGCTGACCCTGGACCAAGGGCAGACCGCCGGCAGCCTCACGATTTCCAATGGCGGCGCCAAGCTGCGCCAGGCCGCCGCCTGTGCGCGCCAGGCTCTGCTGGCCGCGGCGGCGCGAGAATTGTCGGCCGACCCGGCGCGCCTGTCCGTGGCGCGGGGCGTGGTTTCGGCGGGACCCGGCGGCCCCACGGTGACCTACGCGGCCCTGGTCGCCAGGCAGCCGCTGGACCTGAAGCTGGACCCCAAGGTCAAGCTGAAGGATCCGCGGGATTACACCCTGATCGGCAAGTCCATTGCTCGGGTCGATATTCCCGGCAAGGTGACGGGACAGTTCACGTACATGCAGGACTTTACGCTTCCCGGCATGCTGCACGCGCGCGTGGTGCGTCCGCCGTCGATTGGCGCCACGCTGCAGGAGGTGGACGAAACCTCCGTGCGCGGCATAGACGGCTTCGTATCCGTCGTTCGCAAGGACAACTTCGTCGCGGTCGTGGGCAAAACGGAATGGTCGGCGATCAAGGCGGCCAGGACGCTGAAAACCCGCTGGCAGGAGCGTGACCAATTCCCCGATCAGGCAACGCTGTTCCAATACTGGCGTGGGTTGCCGCGCGGCAAGGACGACCCGGTCGTGCAGGCGGGCGATGCCGATGGCGCCCTGGCCGGGGCGGCCACGCGCATCCAGGCCACGTACGACTTCCCCGTGCATACGCACGGCTCCATCGGGCCTTCGTGCGCGGTGGCCGACTTCCGCGATGGCCATTGCACCATCTGGTCCCCTTCGCAGGCCACCCATTCCCTGCAAAGCGAAATCGCGGGGGTCCTCGGCGTGGAGAAATCCGTGGTGCGCCTGATTTATCTGGACGGCTCCGGCTGCTATGGCCGCAATGGCCACGAGGATTGTTCCGCGGATGCCGCGCTCGTCTCCCAGTTGGCCAAGGCGCCGGTGCGCGTCCAGTGGATGCGGGCGGACGAACACGGATGGGATCCCAAAAGTCCCCCGATGACGGTCGACATGCAGGCAGGGCTGGACGCTTCCGGCATGCCGGTGGCGTGGAAGACCGAATTCTTCATTGCCCAGACCCACGGCACGCTGGACGAATTTCCCCTGCTGGCGGCGGTGCTCTCGGGCGTCAAGCGCACGGGGTACTACACCGGCAACATCTCCAAGAATTCCGACGTGCTGTACGCTTTTCCGAACGTGAAGACGGAAGTCCGCCGGATGAAAGATACGGCTTTCCGCACCTCGCACCTGCGCACACCGGGCCGCATGCAGAACACCTTTGCCAACGAGTCGTTCTTCGACGAAGTCGCGGCAGCCGGACGCGCGGATCCCTTGCAACTGCGCATGAAGTACCTCAAGGACCCGCGCTCGCTCGCCGTGCTGGAAGACGTGGCGCGGCTCTCGGAGTGGCAGCAGCGGCCGTCACCGGCGGTGCAGTCCGGCGACGTACTGCGGGGCCGGGGCGTGGCCTTCGTCCGCTACGACAACGACCGCACCTACGTCGCGCTGGTTGCCCAGGTGGAGGTCGACAAGCGCAACGGGGGCATCCGGGTGACCGACGTCTGGTGCAGCCACGATTGCGGCCAGGTGGTGAACCCCGACGGGGCGCGCAACCAGATCGAAGGCGGCATCGTCCAGACCATCAGCCGGACCCTGATGGAGCAGGTTCATTTCGATCGCCAGAAGGTCACCAGCCTCGATTGGAGCAGCTATCCCATCCTGCGCTTTACGCAAGTGCCCAGGATCGTCGTGAACCTGATCGACCGGCCGGAGATGCCAGCGTGGGGCGCGGGGGAAATGGCACCGACGGTCGTACCGGCGGCGATCTCCAATGCGGTGTTCGACGCAATTGGCGTGCGCCTGCGCTCGGTACCCTTCCTGCCGGAAAAGGTACTGGCCAGCATCAAGGGCGCCACAAGCGGTGCACCCGCCCGGGCATAG
- a CDS encoding (2Fe-2S)-binding protein codes for MATYHLNVNGKDVNVEADSDAPLLYVLRDNLGLHGPKFGCGLGQCGACTVHMDGKAVRSCVVPVASVATARIVTLEGLGTIDHPHPVQDAFIREQAVQCGYCINGMIMQATAFLAETPEPSEDQIRTALDANLCRCGTHTRIVKAVQRAASNLAAKGA; via the coding sequence ATGGCGACATATCATTTGAATGTGAACGGCAAGGACGTCAACGTGGAGGCGGACAGCGACGCGCCGCTGTTGTACGTCCTGCGCGACAACCTCGGTCTGCACGGCCCGAAGTTCGGCTGTGGACTGGGCCAGTGCGGCGCCTGTACGGTGCACATGGACGGCAAGGCGGTGCGCTCCTGCGTCGTGCCGGTCGCGTCCGTGGCGACGGCACGCATCGTCACGCTCGAAGGGCTGGGCACGATAGACCACCCCCATCCCGTGCAGGATGCCTTCATCAGGGAACAGGCGGTGCAGTGCGGCTATTGCATCAACGGGATGATCATGCAGGCAACCGCCTTCCTGGCAGAGACCCCGGAGCCCAGCGAAGACCAGATCCGCACGGCGCTCGACGCCAACCTGTGCCGCTGCGGCACCCACACCCGCATCGTCAAGGCGGTGCAGCGCGCCGCGTCCAACCTCGCGGCCAAAGGAGCCTGA
- a CDS encoding NEL-type E3 ubiquitin ligase domain-containing protein, producing MSTTVASAGGHAFTPMLEQGDRPADGEAAPDAENIVNSAARQFTDVRPASAPQSLAAASGALTLSEALQLLVLLPRSAQDVPLPRPKAMPEDIARDMRRRMIFRVGEQAALELGLDLEGHDADAVMALGRQTIIDHALSGDPYGVLVSMARLEGKLDEAAWAAGDEGKIAEEAAAFARSVFEAEIELYEALGELAAAPPLPVRSELAHEILRQHGIDPDAKLAGSDGKYAYPGVAMFTPALVLDWKAGEHYFNRDRLTADDLRKMKLLDGGTPSEAHIAGILAQLPDSLDQEFGRRFDAHKQAMSASLARWLAARLSMHAGDAGIDLANARVTISRARMRFYKHRIGAAVGGVMRARVPYRDLPAHGFVVTIGAADTERRCFVSSRTGAVHALSTDGAIEEVLKRDRDAVFEDAETRARLRTGGEPWTSRVVMEEMGSGQYGALRDWLPVALEAEIEAGREAARGLTPREGMIDTLLNLIPFRAMVVALQRGDIGMAVFAGGLDVLSLLPLVGAGFRFSTAVARAGAPLAAFGGRLGGIAARQALNGLRALPGRVPALRDGIRASLGGTVARAWGRARPVDIQRIATAVRATSPGLADMLDRIVATASRATVADGVWRVPGAGAAASRTGTAIGPIRMTKARNLEGGELALLPYGNGAATFTRVDTVTGNRLGALLAADSAGWLYRSMPVETLERFRVRSPDILQAMAGRRPGPDGTIALDAAHYVHLGGEYIQLEKDRAASTTGRPIWRVVAQEGSQPDLIPQRLRYDADKKLWLQAEAPALSGQSRFSLFNRTKPAGAAAGEGGVTPSVAQMARFRNALVGAIRNAAPGKVEILQALLDRLATHRRGGAILRALAAHHELLGQVPQIELRDASNAAQARPSLGRPVRGTTWHLDLEALRFGTTDDAATELAAVYNNMTGLLQNEEPFETLLAAGEPALDASLEQAWSAWTSRQPDAGTQAQGQAARYTPVVTLRDLAVSYLRTQLREMRCYGGLDKWTLKSLLWNEAGSWHSRINLSRRGLDSVPPLPADITSLALSHNPITDWRNLPPGLKVLHAEGTEMTALPANLPKGLIELNVANNSLGRAALVFPSGLQRLEIGRNGLTALPALPRALEHLLIYRNNVRVLPENLPPKLREIDASNNELTHIPVRLPASLQFLRLAQNRLSRLPGTLPAGLVELDVSANQLASLPVLPESLQELLVGLNMLEELPARLPRRLETLEAPRNRLRRLPDDLPRGLTLLDAQRNLITTLPRNIMTLRMCVIHLNGNPIPAENIAPATQPGIGPYIYIAGSDADPEPGSSGLAHAARYWLRGRPEAEMGRWDAIEHELAGSGKGAALTAFLGRLAHTLSYKDMAFRTQVADWLVELSKPERKALLADTLTICRGATESCEDRVVLTWNALQTLCRNDDIRQGLYDDRIDEALDLARQMFRLNVLTEIARQKEATLAYADQVEVYLAYVVRLRNELGLTTVAPAMRFYEISGVKPHDVVQARQTVLAREREEFDQFLVLDYEPWQTLLKRKDPERYAAAHEKMHQLLDSEFERRMQEELAKLALDATAVRVLEDARKDLGPVIQREIQYSVLAPLSRALLEPPPAAGAPA from the coding sequence TTGAGTACGACAGTCGCGAGCGCCGGCGGCCATGCCTTCACGCCGATGCTCGAACAGGGGGACCGGCCGGCGGACGGCGAGGCGGCCCCCGACGCGGAGAACATCGTCAATTCCGCGGCTAGGCAGTTCACCGATGTGCGACCGGCGTCCGCCCCGCAAAGCCTGGCCGCCGCGTCCGGCGCCTTGACGCTATCGGAGGCCCTGCAACTGCTGGTGCTGTTGCCGCGCTCCGCACAGGACGTCCCGCTCCCACGCCCCAAGGCCATGCCGGAGGACATCGCGCGCGATATGCGGCGCCGAATGATATTCAGGGTGGGGGAGCAGGCCGCGCTCGAGCTGGGCCTGGACCTGGAGGGACACGACGCCGATGCCGTGATGGCCCTGGGCCGGCAGACCATCATCGACCACGCCCTGTCGGGCGATCCATATGGTGTGCTGGTCAGCATGGCGAGGCTGGAGGGCAAGCTGGACGAAGCGGCGTGGGCCGCGGGCGACGAGGGCAAGATCGCCGAGGAGGCGGCCGCCTTCGCGCGATCGGTGTTCGAGGCCGAGATCGAGTTGTACGAGGCCCTCGGCGAGCTTGCGGCCGCGCCGCCGCTGCCCGTCCGTAGCGAACTCGCCCACGAAATACTGCGCCAGCATGGCATCGATCCCGATGCGAAGCTCGCCGGAAGCGATGGAAAGTACGCCTATCCCGGCGTGGCCATGTTCACGCCCGCGCTGGTGCTCGACTGGAAAGCCGGCGAGCACTATTTCAATCGGGATCGTCTGACGGCGGACGATCTGCGCAAAATGAAGCTGCTGGACGGCGGTACGCCATCCGAGGCGCATATCGCTGGAATACTGGCGCAACTGCCGGATTCACTCGACCAGGAGTTCGGCAGGCGCTTCGATGCGCACAAGCAGGCGATGTCCGCATCGCTCGCCCGCTGGCTTGCCGCACGCCTGTCCATGCATGCCGGCGATGCGGGGATAGACCTGGCGAACGCCAGGGTGACCATTTCTCGCGCGCGGATGCGCTTCTATAAGCACCGGATAGGCGCCGCCGTGGGCGGCGTGATGCGGGCCCGCGTGCCGTACAGGGACCTGCCGGCGCATGGGTTCGTCGTCACCATCGGTGCGGCGGACACGGAGCGCCGCTGCTTCGTCTCGAGCCGGACAGGCGCCGTTCATGCCCTGTCCACGGACGGGGCGATCGAGGAGGTGCTGAAGCGCGACCGCGATGCGGTATTCGAAGATGCGGAAACACGCGCCCGACTGAGGACGGGCGGCGAACCGTGGACGTCCCGTGTCGTCATGGAGGAGATGGGCAGCGGCCAGTACGGCGCCCTCCGGGACTGGCTGCCGGTCGCGCTTGAAGCCGAGATCGAGGCGGGGCGTGAAGCGGCACGCGGTCTGACCCCGCGCGAGGGAATGATCGATACCCTGTTGAACCTCATCCCGTTTCGCGCGATGGTGGTCGCCCTGCAGCGGGGGGATATCGGCATGGCGGTCTTCGCGGGCGGCCTGGATGTATTGTCCTTGCTGCCCCTGGTCGGGGCGGGATTCCGCTTCAGCACCGCGGTGGCCAGGGCAGGCGCGCCCCTGGCTGCCTTCGGCGGCAGGCTCGGCGGGATCGCAGCCAGGCAAGCGCTGAACGGCCTGCGGGCATTGCCCGGCCGCGTACCGGCGTTGCGCGACGGTATCCGGGCGAGCCTGGGCGGCACGGTTGCTCGAGCTTGGGGCCGTGCGCGGCCCGTCGATATCCAGCGGATCGCCACGGCGGTGCGCGCCACGTCGCCCGGACTTGCCGATATGCTGGACCGTATCGTCGCGACCGCATCGCGCGCGACCGTCGCGGACGGTGTGTGGCGCGTGCCTGGAGCCGGTGCGGCGGCGTCGCGGACAGGGACGGCCATCGGGCCTATCCGCATGACAAAGGCGCGCAACCTGGAAGGCGGTGAGCTTGCCCTGCTTCCTTACGGCAACGGCGCGGCGACCTTCACCAGGGTCGATACGGTTACCGGGAACAGGCTGGGCGCGCTGCTGGCCGCCGACAGCGCGGGCTGGCTATATCGCAGCATGCCGGTGGAGACCCTGGAACGCTTCCGCGTCCGTTCTCCGGATATCCTGCAGGCGATGGCGGGGCGGCGGCCTGGCCCGGATGGGACTATCGCGCTGGACGCCGCGCATTATGTCCATCTAGGTGGCGAGTACATCCAACTGGAAAAGGACCGTGCGGCATCGACCACGGGCAGGCCGATCTGGCGGGTCGTTGCGCAGGAAGGATCCCAACCGGACCTTATCCCGCAGCGGCTGCGCTACGACGCGGACAAGAAGTTGTGGCTACAGGCCGAAGCGCCTGCCCTCTCGGGTCAATCGCGGTTTTCGCTGTTCAATCGCACGAAGCCGGCCGGGGCAGCCGCCGGGGAAGGGGGCGTGACGCCCAGCGTCGCGCAAATGGCGCGGTTCCGCAATGCGCTGGTGGGCGCGATACGCAACGCCGCCCCCGGCAAGGTCGAGATATTGCAGGCCTTGCTGGACCGCCTGGCCACCCATCGGCGCGGCGGCGCGATCCTGCGCGCCTTGGCTGCCCACCATGAACTGCTTGGCCAAGTTCCACAGATAGAGCTGCGGGATGCGAGCAATGCGGCGCAGGCCAGGCCGTCGCTGGGCCGGCCTGTGCGCGGCACGACATGGCATCTGGACCTTGAGGCGCTGCGCTTCGGCACGACGGACGACGCAGCCACGGAGCTGGCGGCGGTCTACAACAATATGACGGGGCTGCTGCAGAATGAAGAGCCCTTCGAGACCCTGCTCGCCGCGGGCGAGCCGGCCCTCGATGCCAGCCTGGAGCAGGCGTGGTCCGCCTGGACCTCCCGCCAACCGGACGCCGGAACGCAGGCGCAAGGCCAGGCGGCGCGATACACGCCAGTCGTGACCCTGCGTGATCTGGCGGTGAGTTATCTGCGGACGCAGTTACGGGAAATGCGTTGCTATGGCGGCTTGGACAAATGGACGCTCAAGAGTCTGCTATGGAACGAAGCGGGCAGTTGGCATAGTCGGATCAATCTGTCGCGGCGGGGCCTGGACAGCGTTCCGCCGCTGCCGGCCGACATCACGTCGCTGGCGCTCTCGCATAACCCGATTACCGACTGGCGCAATCTTCCGCCCGGCTTGAAGGTCCTTCATGCCGAGGGTACGGAAATGACGGCGCTCCCGGCGAATCTGCCGAAAGGGCTGATAGAGCTGAATGTCGCGAACAATTCCCTGGGCCGCGCGGCGCTGGTGTTTCCGTCGGGTCTGCAGAGGCTGGAGATCGGGCGTAACGGCTTGACCGCCTTGCCCGCGCTTCCCCGCGCCTTGGAGCACTTGTTGATCTACCGGAACAATGTGCGGGTGTTGCCTGAGAATCTTCCTCCAAAGCTGCGGGAGATCGACGCATCCAACAACGAACTGACCCACATACCCGTACGGCTGCCTGCGAGCCTGCAGTTCCTGCGCCTCGCGCAGAATCGCCTCTCCCGATTGCCCGGCACCCTGCCGGCCGGGCTGGTGGAACTGGACGTGTCCGCGAACCAGCTCGCGTCCTTGCCCGTGCTGCCGGAAAGCCTGCAAGAGCTGCTGGTCGGCCTGAATATGCTGGAGGAACTTCCTGCCCGTCTGCCGCGCCGCCTGGAGACCCTCGAGGCGCCCCGCAATCGTCTGCGCCGCCTGCCCGATGACCTTCCCCGGGGTCTCACGTTACTGGACGCGCAGAGGAACCTCATCACCACGCTGCCGCGCAACATCATGACGCTGCGCATGTGCGTAATCCATCTCAACGGCAATCCCATTCCGGCCGAGAACATCGCGCCCGCAACGCAGCCCGGCATCGGACCCTACATCTATATCGCAGGGTCGGATGCCGATCCCGAACCCGGATCCTCCGGCCTGGCCCATGCGGCGCGCTATTGGCTGCGTGGACGGCCGGAAGCGGAGATGGGACGCTGGGACGCCATCGAACACGAACTCGCCGGATCGGGCAAAGGCGCGGCGTTGACTGCTTTCCTGGGCCGCCTGGCCCATACGCTGAGCTACAAGGACATGGCCTTCCGCACCCAGGTGGCGGATTGGCTGGTGGAATTGTCCAAGCCGGAGCGCAAGGCCCTGCTCGCCGATACGCTGACCATATGCCGGGGCGCGACGGAGTCTTGCGAGGACCGCGTCGTTTTGACGTGGAACGCGCTGCAGACGCTGTGCCGCAATGACGATATCCGGCAAGGGCTGTACGACGACCGCATCGATGAGGCCTTGGATCTGGCCCGGCAAATGTTCCGCCTGAATGTGCTGACCGAGATCGCGCGGCAAAAGGAGGCCACGCTGGCCTATGCGGACCAGGTCGAGGTGTACCTGGCTTACGTGGTGCGTCTGCGCAATGAGTTGGGACTGACCACGGTGGCGCCCGCCATGCGCTTCTACGAGATATCGGGCGTCAAGCCCCACGATGTGGTGCAGGCACGTCAAACCGTACTGGCCCGGGAACGCGAGGAATTCGACCAATTCCTGGTCCTGGACTACGAGCCTTGGCAGACATTGCTCAAACGCAAGGACCCCGAGCGATATGCAGCGGCCCACGAGAAGATGCATCAACTGCTGGACTCGGAGTTCGAACGACGCATGCAGGAGGAGTTGGCCAAGCTCGCCCTGGATGCGACGGCCGTCCGGGTGCTGGAGGATGCCCGTAAAGACCTGGGGCCGGTCATCCAGCGCGAGATCCAGTACAGCGTACTGGCTCCGCTGAGCCGCGCCTTGCTGGAGCCGCCGCCCGCGGCGGGCGCGCCGGCGTAA